In the Staphylococcus sp. IVB6240 genome, one interval contains:
- a CDS encoding carbamoyl phosphate synthase small subunit: protein MFEKRYIVLEDGTFYSGFKLGSDTLTKGEIVFNTAMTGYQETISDPSYTGQIITFTYPLIGNYGVNYDDFESLTPTLNGVVVKEACAYPSNFRAQKSFDEVLKEYDIPGISGVDTRSITKKIREHGVLKAAFVDNKDEINEMVETLKAVKLPRTEVPTVSTKTPYVSTGFDKRVVLVDFGKKQNIVRELNARGCEVTVVPYDTTAEEILKMSPDGVMLSNGPGDPDDVKVALDMINGILGKIPFFGICLGHQLFALSQGATSFKMKFGHRGANHPVKDLATGKIALTSQNHGYAIDEASIANTDLEITHIALNDGTVEGLKHKTLPAFSVQYHPEACPGPTDSNYLFDQFIDLMEEYKQKERVHNA from the coding sequence ATGTTTGAGAAACGTTATATTGTTCTAGAAGACGGTACATTTTATTCAGGTTTCAAGCTCGGTTCAGATACCTTAACAAAAGGCGAGATTGTTTTTAATACAGCAATGACAGGATACCAAGAAACCATTTCAGATCCGTCATATACTGGTCAAATTATTACATTTACGTACCCACTAATTGGTAACTATGGTGTGAACTATGATGATTTTGAATCATTAACACCGACATTAAATGGGGTCGTTGTAAAAGAAGCGTGTGCATATCCAAGCAACTTCCGTGCACAAAAATCATTTGATGAAGTGTTAAAAGAATATGACATTCCTGGTATCAGTGGGGTAGATACACGCAGTATTACGAAAAAAATTCGTGAACATGGTGTGTTGAAAGCAGCATTTGTTGACAATAAAGATGAAATAAATGAAATGGTTGAAACATTAAAAGCAGTTAAGCTTCCAAGAACAGAAGTACCAACTGTATCAACGAAAACACCATATGTATCAACAGGATTTGATAAACGTGTGGTACTTGTTGACTTCGGTAAAAAACAAAATATCGTTCGTGAGTTAAATGCACGTGGTTGTGAAGTAACAGTTGTCCCTTATGACACTACAGCAGAAGAAATTTTAAAAATGTCTCCGGACGGCGTGATGTTATCAAACGGCCCTGGAGATCCAGATGATGTAAAAGTTGCATTAGATATGATTAATGGTATTCTCGGTAAAATCCCATTCTTTGGTATTTGCCTAGGACATCAGTTATTCGCACTATCACAAGGTGCTACATCATTTAAGATGAAATTCGGTCATCGTGGTGCTAACCATCCAGTTAAAGATTTAGCAACTGGCAAAATCGCTTTAACAAGTCAAAACCATGGTTATGCGATTGATGAAGCATCGATTGCGAATACAGACTTAGAAATTACACACATTGCATTGAATGATGGAACGGTTGAAGGCTTAAAACATAAAACATTACCAGCCTTTTCAGTTCAATACCATCCAGAAGCATGTCCAGGTCCAACAGATTCAAACTATTTATTCGATCAATTCATCGACTTAATGGAAGAATACAAACAAAAGGAGCGCGTTCACAATGCCTAA
- a CDS encoding aspartate carbamoyltransferase catalytic subunit has product MKHLVSMADLSIEEMQHLIDTAIAYKNGDHQPDLKGKYIANLFFENSTRTKCSFEMAEQRLDMKVINFDTATSSVNKGESLYDTCRTLQSIGCDALVIRHQENDYYNQLLEMGIPIINAGDGSGQHPTQSLLDLMTIYEEFGRFEGLKVVICGDIKNSRVARSNYHSLTALGAEVVFSSPEIWQDDQMPGEYVELDDVISDVDIVMLLRVQHERHDGGSQGFEASTYHEQYGLSQARYEQMKEKAIIMHPAPVNRDVEIADHLVEAPKSRIFKQMENGVYVRMAVLTETIQS; this is encoded by the coding sequence ATGAAACATCTTGTCTCAATGGCAGACTTATCAATTGAAGAAATGCAGCATTTGATAGATACAGCTATCGCATATAAAAACGGTGATCATCAACCCGACTTAAAAGGGAAATACATTGCAAACTTGTTTTTTGAAAACTCAACACGTACGAAATGTAGCTTTGAGATGGCAGAGCAGCGACTCGATATGAAGGTCATTAACTTTGATACGGCGACATCATCTGTAAATAAGGGTGAATCATTGTATGACACGTGTCGTACATTACAAAGCATTGGTTGTGATGCACTTGTCATTCGTCATCAAGAAAATGATTACTATAATCAGCTGTTAGAAATGGGAATTCCAATTATTAATGCAGGCGATGGAAGTGGTCAGCACCCAACGCAGAGCCTTTTAGATCTGATGACCATTTATGAAGAGTTCGGGCGTTTTGAAGGCTTGAAAGTTGTCATCTGTGGTGATATTAAAAACTCACGTGTTGCACGTAGTAATTATCACAGTCTGACAGCACTTGGCGCAGAAGTTGTTTTCTCAAGTCCAGAGATTTGGCAAGACGATCAGATGCCAGGGGAATATGTGGAACTTGATGATGTGATATCTGATGTTGATATTGTGATGCTATTGCGTGTACAACATGAACGTCATGATGGTGGTTCACAAGGATTTGAAGCAAGTACGTATCATGAGCAGTATGGCTTATCTCAAGCGCGTTACGAACAAATGAAAGAGAAAGCCATCATCATGCATCCAGCGCCAGTCAATCGAGATGTTGAAATTGCAGATCATCTCGTTGAGGCACCAAAGTCGCGCATTTTTAAACAAATGGAAAATGGCGTATACGTACGCATGGCTGTATTAACTGAAACGATACAATCTTAA
- a CDS encoding solute carrier family 23 protein codes for MENEQMFERTVTPVLDVNEKPKAGQWAFLSLQHLFAMFGATVLVPFLTGLPVSSALLASGIGTLLYILITKGKIPAYLGSSFAFITPIITGLSTNSLGDMLVALFMSGVMYIIIGIAIRFSGTNWLMRLLPPVVVGPVIMVIGLSLAPTAVNMAMFENSGAMEDYNLTYVAVAGITLFVTLLVQGFAKGFFSLIPVLIGIVTGYITAIIFGIVDFKPVAEAKWFQFPDIYIPFADYTPSFHIGLVAVMLPIVFVTVSEHIGHQMVINKIVGRNFFKDPGLHRSIIGDGVSTMFSSIIGGPPSTTYGENIGVLAITRIYSIYVIGGAAVIAIILGFVGKFTALVSSIPTPVMGGVSILLFGTIAASGLRMIVESQVDFAKNRNLVIASVILVIGIGNMMLNLTDVGVSLTIEGMALSATAGIILNLILPKGKN; via the coding sequence ATGGAAAATGAACAAATGTTTGAACGAACAGTCACACCTGTACTGGATGTGAATGAAAAACCAAAGGCAGGTCAATGGGCATTTTTAAGCTTGCAGCACTTATTTGCAATGTTTGGGGCAACAGTCTTAGTACCATTCCTAACAGGCTTACCTGTATCATCAGCATTACTCGCTTCAGGGATTGGGACGCTACTTTATATCTTAATTACAAAAGGTAAAATTCCAGCGTATCTCGGTTCAAGTTTTGCATTTATTACACCAATTATTACAGGGCTAAGTACAAACAGCCTAGGCGATATGTTAGTCGCACTCTTCATGAGTGGTGTGATGTATATCATCATTGGTATTGCCATTCGATTTAGCGGTACGAACTGGTTGATGCGTTTGTTACCGCCAGTTGTAGTTGGACCAGTCATCATGGTTATCGGATTAAGCTTAGCACCAACAGCAGTCAACATGGCCATGTTTGAAAACTCAGGAGCTATGGAAGATTACAACTTAACGTATGTGGCTGTTGCAGGGATTACATTGTTTGTAACACTACTTGTACAAGGATTTGCGAAAGGATTTTTCTCGCTGATTCCGGTTTTAATCGGGATTGTCACAGGTTATATTACAGCAATTATTTTCGGAATAGTTGATTTCAAACCAGTAGCAGAAGCAAAATGGTTCCAATTCCCAGATATCTACATTCCATTTGCTGACTACACACCATCATTCCACATCGGACTGGTTGCAGTCATGTTACCAATTGTGTTTGTAACAGTGAGTGAACATATCGGACACCAAATGGTTATTAATAAAATTGTTGGACGTAACTTCTTCAAAGATCCAGGCCTTCACCGTTCAATTATTGGTGATGGGGTTTCAACAATGTTCTCAAGTATTATTGGTGGACCACCAAGTACGACATACGGTGAAAACATCGGTGTACTTGCGATTACAAGAATTTACAGTATCTACGTCATCGGTGGTGCTGCAGTGATTGCCATTATCTTAGGATTTGTTGGTAAGTTTACAGCGCTTGTATCCTCTATTCCAACGCCAGTTATGGGTGGGGTTTCAATCCTCTTATTCGGTACGATCGCAGCAAGTGGTTTACGCATGATTGTTGAGAGTCAAGTGGACTTTGCGAAAAACCGTAACTTAGTGATTGCATCAGTCATCTTAGTTATCGGTATTGGTAATATGATGCTGAATCTAACAGACGTTGGTGTGAGCCTAACAATTGAAGGTATGGCATTATCAGCTACAGCGGGTATCATCTTAAACTTAATACTTCCAAAAGGTAAGAATTAA
- the lspA gene encoding signal peptidase II encodes MKRHYYIGLSLTILIIVLIADQLTKWVIATQMTIGESFNVIPNFLSITSHRNDGAAWGILSGQMYFFYLITIVIIIALIVFYIKEAKDHMLMQVAISLLLGGAIGNFIDRLLNGQVVDFVDTNIFGYDFPIFNIADASLTIGVVILVIILLTDKSNDKRKV; translated from the coding sequence ATGAAACGACACTATTATATCGGGCTATCGCTTACAATACTGATCATCGTATTAATCGCAGATCAGTTGACAAAATGGGTAATTGCGACACAAATGACGATCGGTGAATCATTTAATGTGATTCCCAACTTCCTGTCTATAACGTCACATCGTAATGACGGTGCTGCTTGGGGCATTTTAAGTGGACAGATGTACTTTTTCTACCTGATTACGATTGTGATTATTATCGCACTCATTGTATTTTATATTAAAGAAGCTAAAGATCATATGTTAATGCAAGTTGCAATCAGCTTATTACTTGGAGGCGCCATTGGGAATTTTATAGATCGACTATTAAATGGCCAAGTGGTGGACTTTGTAGATACGAATATTTTTGGTTATGATTTTCCGATTTTCAATATTGCTGATGCGAGCTTGACAATAGGGGTAGTAATTCTTGTCATTATCCTATTAACAGATAAATCAAACGATAAGAGAAAGGTGTAA
- the pyrR gene encoding bifunctional pyr operon transcriptional regulator/uracil phosphoribosyltransferase PyrR: MTSRIILDESAINRTLTRIAHEILEYNKGPENLVLLGVKTRGEFLANRIQQKIQQIEDAHVPTGTIDITSFRDDKHTRHVVNDKTYQIDTDLTDRVVIIVDDVLYTGRTVRASLDAILLHSRPQKIGLATLVDRGHRELPIRADFVGKNIPTSRDESVNVYLTEIDDRNAVEIT, from the coding sequence GTGACAAGTCGGATCATTTTAGATGAATCTGCAATTAATCGTACGTTAACACGCATTGCTCATGAAATCTTAGAGTATAACAAAGGTCCAGAAAACCTTGTATTATTAGGCGTGAAAACACGTGGTGAATTTTTGGCGAATCGCATTCAACAAAAAATCCAGCAGATTGAAGATGCACATGTGCCAACAGGGACAATCGATATTACGAGCTTCCGTGATGATAAACACACGCGTCATGTGGTTAATGACAAAACATATCAAATTGACACAGATTTAACGGATCGCGTTGTCATTATTGTGGATGATGTGTTGTATACAGGTCGAACAGTTCGTGCTTCATTAGATGCCATTTTATTACATAGCCGTCCACAAAAAATTGGTTTGGCGACACTTGTAGATCGTGGCCATCGTGAGTTACCGATACGTGCAGATTTTGTAGGAAAGAATATCCCAACGTCACGTGATGAATCCGTGAATGTTTATTTAACAGAAATAGACGATCGCAATGCGGTTGAAATTACATAG
- a CDS encoding dihydroorotase: MKLIKNAQILEAGSLKKVDVLIEGKKVKQIAPAIEATDDMTVIDAKGQFLAPGFVDVHVHLREPGGEHKETIETGTLAAARGGFTTVCPMPNTKPVPDSVENMDRLNQLISDNAHVRVLPYAAITERQAGKQHVDFKALTEEGAFAFTDDGVGVQEAAMMYEAMQKAKEQGKAIVAHCEDNSLIYGGAMHEAKRSAELGIPGIPNICESVQIARDVLLSEATGCHYHVCHVSTKESVRVIRDAKRAGIHVTAEVTPHHLLLTEEDVPGDNAMYKMNPPLRSQADKEALIQGLLDGTIDCIATDHAPHAADEKAQTMTRAPFGIVGSETAFPLLYTHYVKTGEWTLQQLVDYLTIKPAETFNLPYGCLAEGELADLTLINLEDEFEIKAEDFLSKASNTPFLGEKVYGNPVLTMVEGDIRYEGEHA, encoded by the coding sequence ATGAAATTAATTAAAAACGCACAAATTTTAGAAGCAGGATCATTAAAAAAGGTAGATGTCTTGATCGAAGGTAAAAAAGTAAAACAAATTGCACCAGCGATTGAAGCAACAGACGATATGACTGTGATTGATGCGAAAGGTCAATTTTTAGCACCAGGATTTGTAGATGTACATGTTCATTTAAGAGAACCAGGTGGCGAACATAAAGAAACAATTGAAACGGGAACACTTGCAGCAGCACGTGGTGGATTTACAACAGTATGTCCAATGCCAAATACAAAACCTGTTCCAGACTCAGTTGAAAATATGGATAGATTGAACCAATTAATTTCAGATAATGCGCATGTTCGTGTATTACCGTATGCGGCGATTACAGAACGTCAAGCGGGTAAACAACATGTCGACTTTAAGGCATTAACAGAAGAAGGTGCCTTTGCCTTTACTGATGATGGGGTCGGTGTACAAGAAGCAGCGATGATGTATGAAGCGATGCAAAAAGCAAAAGAACAAGGTAAAGCCATCGTGGCACACTGTGAAGACAATAGCTTGATCTATGGTGGGGCGATGCACGAAGCTAAGCGCAGTGCAGAGTTAGGTATTCCAGGAATTCCGAATATTTGTGAATCTGTTCAAATTGCTCGAGATGTCTTACTCAGTGAAGCGACAGGTTGTCATTACCATGTTTGTCACGTTTCTACAAAAGAAAGTGTACGCGTGATTCGTGATGCGAAACGTGCAGGTATTCATGTAACTGCAGAAGTCACACCACATCACTTACTTTTAACAGAAGAAGATGTACCTGGAGATAATGCAATGTATAAAATGAATCCACCATTGCGTAGCCAAGCGGATAAAGAAGCGTTAATTCAAGGCCTACTCGATGGCACAATTGATTGTATTGCAACAGACCATGCACCACATGCTGCAGATGAAAAAGCTCAAACAATGACACGTGCACCATTTGGTATTGTCGGCAGTGAAACAGCATTTCCGTTATTATATACACACTATGTGAAAACAGGTGAATGGACATTACAACAATTGGTCGATTACTTAACAATCAAACCAGCGGAAACATTCAACTTACCATACGGGTGCTTAGCAGAAGGTGAATTGGCTGACTTAACTTTAATCAACTTAGAAGATGAATTTGAAATTAAAGCAGAAGATTTCTTATCTAAAGCATCAAACACACCATTCTTAGGCGAAAAGGTATACGGAAATCCAGTGCTAACAATGGTAGAAGGCGACATTCGATATGAGGGGGAACACGCATAA
- a CDS encoding dihydroorotate dehydrogenase electron transfer subunit, which produces MEKLTVISNEQIADRIYELKVAGPVVASLKQPGQFVHIKAGQGSQHMLRRPISICEIDPANQSFTMLFRAEGAGTQKIAALREGDALDILAPLGNGFPVEKAKKKALLVGGGIGVPPLYELSKQLNARGIETVHVLGFRSKKDVFYQEKFEALGETHIVTEDGSLGTQGFVTTVIDKLPVDYDIYYTCGPKPMLKALTELYTLKDVPGYISLEERMGCGIGACFACVCHVPESPTDYVKVCTDGPVFEKGTVVL; this is translated from the coding sequence GTGGAAAAATTAACAGTCATTTCAAATGAACAGATTGCAGATCGTATTTATGAATTGAAGGTGGCTGGACCGGTTGTTGCATCTTTAAAACAACCGGGTCAGTTTGTACACATCAAAGCAGGGCAAGGATCACAACATATGTTGAGACGTCCGATTTCAATTTGTGAGATTGATCCAGCAAATCAAAGCTTTACAATGTTGTTTCGTGCAGAAGGGGCAGGGACACAGAAAATTGCAGCATTACGTGAAGGGGATGCGTTAGATATTCTTGCACCTCTTGGTAATGGCTTCCCAGTCGAAAAAGCAAAGAAAAAAGCACTGCTTGTTGGTGGCGGTATTGGTGTGCCACCGCTTTATGAACTCTCAAAACAACTTAATGCACGTGGTATTGAAACGGTACATGTATTAGGTTTTCGTTCTAAAAAAGATGTCTTCTATCAAGAAAAATTTGAAGCGCTAGGTGAGACACATATCGTAACAGAAGATGGATCACTGGGTACACAAGGCTTTGTAACTACAGTCATTGATAAATTACCAGTAGATTATGATATTTACTACACGTGTGGTCCAAAACCGATGTTAAAAGCATTGACGGAATTGTACACATTAAAAGATGTTCCTGGCTACATTTCACTAGAAGAGCGTATGGGATGCGGTATTGGTGCATGTTTTGCATGTGTATGCCATGTACCGGAGAGTCCAACAGACTATGTCAAAGTATGTACAGATGGTCCAGTATTTGAAAAAGGAACGGTGGTACTATGA
- the carB gene encoding carbamoyl-phosphate synthase large subunit, producing the protein MPKRNDIKTILVIGSGPIIIGQAAEFDYAGTQACLALKEEGYRVILVNSNPATIMTDKEIADKVYIEPLTHDFIARIIRKEQPDALLPTLGGQTGLNMAIELHESGVLESNNVQLLGTELSSINQAEDRELFRTLMNDLNVPFPESDIVNTLEQAFAFKEQVGYPLIVRPAFTMGGTGGGICHNDEELQEVVSNGLKYSPATQCLIEKSIAGYKEIEYEVMRDKNDNAIVVCNMENIDPVGIHTGDSVVVAPSQTLSDVEYQMLRDVSLKVIRALGIEGGCNVQLALDPHSMNYYIIEVNPRVSRSSALASKATGYPIAKLAAKIAVGLTLDEMKNPVTGTSYAAFEPSLDYIVSKIPRFPFDKFEKGERELGTQMKATGEVMSIGRTYEESLLKAIRSLEYGVHHLGLPNGESFDLDYIKKRIEAQDDERLFFIGEAIRRGTTLEELHEMTKIDYFFLNKFKNIIDIEHTLKENKGDIDYLRLAKRYGFSDRTIAHRFEMTEEAVAQLRQEHDIHPVYKMVDTCAAEFESATPYYYGTYEEENESIVTDKEKIIVLGSGPIRIGQGVEFDYATVHAVWAIQNAGYEAIIVNNNPETVSTDFSISDKLYFEPLTEEDVMSIINLEQPKGVVVQFGGQTAINLADKLAKHGVKILGTSLEDLNRAEDRKEFEALLRNIDVPQPKGKTATSAQEALDNAREIGYPVVVRPSYVLGGRAMEIVYNDDELHNYMTEAVKASPDHPVLVDRYLTGKEIEVDAICDGETVIIPGIMEHIERAGVHSGDSIAVYPPQTLSQEEIDTLEAYTVKLAKGLNIVGLINIQFVLAHDGVYVLEVNPRASRTVPFLSKITGIQMAQLAMRAIMGEKLADLGFKQGVQPYQEGVFVKAPVFSFNKLKNVDITLGPEMKSTGEVMGRDLTLEKALFKGLTASGMTVKDYGTALITVSDKDKDEMVKIAQRLNAVGYKIIATAGTAQKLADHGIKVETVGKIGGQDDLISKIQGGDVQIVINTMTKGKTIARDGFQIRRTSVENGVPCLTSLDTANALTNVIESMTFSMRNM; encoded by the coding sequence ATGCCTAAAAGAAATGATATCAAAACAATTCTTGTAATTGGGTCAGGTCCAATCATTATCGGTCAAGCTGCAGAATTTGACTATGCAGGGACACAAGCATGTCTTGCATTAAAAGAAGAAGGGTATCGCGTTATCTTAGTTAACTCTAACCCTGCAACCATTATGACGGATAAAGAAATTGCCGATAAAGTCTATATCGAACCGCTAACACATGACTTTATCGCACGTATCATTCGTAAAGAACAACCAGATGCGTTACTTCCAACATTAGGTGGACAAACAGGTTTGAACATGGCCATTGAACTACATGAAAGTGGCGTGCTTGAATCTAACAATGTGCAATTGTTAGGTACAGAGTTATCATCAATTAACCAAGCGGAAGACAGAGAATTATTCCGTACATTGATGAACGACTTAAATGTACCTTTTCCTGAAAGTGACATTGTTAATACATTAGAACAAGCCTTTGCTTTCAAAGAACAAGTGGGTTATCCATTAATCGTACGTCCTGCCTTCACAATGGGTGGAACAGGTGGCGGTATTTGTCATAATGATGAAGAGCTACAAGAAGTGGTATCGAACGGTTTGAAATACAGCCCAGCCACACAATGTTTAATTGAGAAATCAATCGCTGGATATAAAGAGATTGAGTATGAAGTGATGCGAGACAAAAACGATAACGCCATTGTTGTATGTAACATGGAAAACATTGACCCAGTCGGCATTCATACAGGTGATTCAGTTGTTGTTGCACCGAGCCAAACATTGTCTGATGTGGAATACCAAATGTTACGTGACGTATCATTAAAAGTCATTCGCGCCTTAGGTATTGAAGGGGGATGTAACGTACAACTCGCCTTAGACCCACACTCAATGAATTACTACATTATCGAGGTAAACCCACGTGTATCACGTTCATCAGCGCTTGCATCTAAAGCAACAGGCTATCCAATTGCGAAATTAGCTGCAAAAATTGCGGTCGGCTTAACATTGGATGAGATGAAAAACCCAGTAACAGGTACATCATACGCAGCATTTGAACCAAGCTTAGACTATATCGTATCTAAAATCCCTCGCTTCCCATTTGATAAATTCGAAAAAGGTGAACGTGAATTAGGAACACAAATGAAGGCGACTGGGGAAGTCATGTCGATAGGTCGTACGTACGAAGAGTCATTGCTCAAAGCTATTCGCTCACTGGAGTATGGTGTGCATCATCTCGGCTTACCAAATGGCGAATCATTCGACCTTGACTACATTAAAAAGCGTATTGAAGCACAGGATGACGAACGTCTCTTCTTTATAGGAGAAGCGATTCGTCGAGGGACAACATTAGAAGAACTACATGAAATGACTAAAATTGATTACTTCTTCTTAAATAAATTCAAAAATATCATTGATATCGAACATACCCTTAAAGAAAATAAAGGGGATATTGATTACTTGAGATTGGCCAAACGTTATGGCTTTAGTGACCGTACAATTGCGCATCGCTTTGAAATGACAGAAGAAGCGGTTGCACAATTACGTCAAGAACATGATATTCACCCAGTTTACAAAATGGTTGATACATGTGCGGCAGAATTTGAATCTGCAACGCCTTATTACTATGGTACTTATGAAGAAGAGAATGAATCGATTGTTACTGACAAAGAAAAGATCATCGTTTTAGGTTCTGGTCCTATCCGAATTGGACAAGGGGTAGAATTTGACTACGCGACAGTACACGCTGTATGGGCCATTCAAAATGCAGGTTATGAAGCCATAATCGTAAACAATAACCCTGAAACGGTATCAACGGACTTCTCAATTTCAGATAAATTATACTTCGAGCCACTGACAGAAGAAGATGTTATGAGCATTATCAACCTCGAACAGCCTAAAGGTGTGGTTGTTCAGTTTGGTGGACAAACAGCGATTAACTTGGCAGATAAGTTAGCAAAACATGGTGTGAAAATTTTAGGTACATCATTAGAAGACTTAAACCGAGCGGAAGACCGTAAAGAATTTGAAGCCTTATTGCGTAACATCGATGTGCCACAACCAAAAGGTAAGACAGCAACATCAGCACAGGAAGCACTAGACAACGCACGTGAAATTGGTTACCCGGTTGTCGTACGACCTTCATATGTACTTGGTGGACGTGCGATGGAAATTGTCTATAATGATGATGAACTTCATAACTATATGACAGAAGCGGTAAAAGCAAGCCCGGATCATCCAGTCCTTGTAGACCGTTACTTAACAGGTAAGGAAATCGAAGTGGATGCCATTTGTGATGGGGAAACAGTGATTATCCCAGGTATTATGGAACATATCGAACGTGCCGGTGTCCATTCAGGAGACTCAATTGCAGTATACCCACCACAAACATTGTCACAAGAAGAAATTGATACACTGGAAGCATACACAGTGAAGTTAGCAAAAGGGTTAAACATTGTGGGCTTAATCAATATCCAGTTTGTTTTAGCACACGATGGCGTTTATGTCCTAGAAGTAAACCCACGTGCCAGTCGTACAGTACCATTTTTAAGTAAAATTACAGGCATTCAAATGGCGCAATTGGCTATGCGTGCCATCATGGGAGAAAAATTAGCAGATCTTGGATTTAAACAAGGGGTTCAACCATATCAAGAAGGTGTCTTCGTTAAAGCACCAGTATTCAGCTTTAACAAGTTGAAAAATGTAGATATCACACTTGGACCGGAAATGAAATCAACAGGTGAAGTCATGGGACGTGACTTAACACTTGAAAAAGCCTTATTCAAAGGTTTAACAGCATCAGGTATGACGGTTAAAGACTACGGTACAGCACTGATTACCGTAAGTGATAAAGATAAAGATGAAATGGTAAAAATCGCGCAAAGATTGAATGCGGTAGGTTATAAAATTATCGCAACAGCAGGGACAGCGCAAAAACTAGCAGATCATGGTATCAAAGTAGAAACAGTTGGCAAAATTGGTGGACAAGATGACTTGATCTCTAAAATCCAAGGTGGCGACGTGCAAATTGTAATTAATACAATGACAAAAGGTAAAACGATTGCACGAGATGGTTTCCAAATCCGTCGTACTTCAGTAGAGAACGGCGTACCATGTTTAACATCATTAGATACAGCGAATGCATTAACAAACGTTATTGAAAGCATGACATTCTCAATGCGTAATATGTAG
- a CDS encoding RluA family pseudouridine synthase produces MEQHQFKIEDATHHLQRIDKVLPSFNGDWSRSQIQDWIKEGLVAVNGKPVKSNYKLKLDDQVVVTEKEVVEADIQPENLNLDIYYEDEDVAIVYKPKGMVVHPSAGHYSGTLVNGLMYQIKDLSGINGEIRPGIVHRIDKDTSGLLMIAKNDVAHRALVEQLMAKTVTRKYTALVHGHIPHEFGTIDAPIGRNKNDRQSMAVEDDGKPAITHFNVLENFKNHTLVSCQLETGRTHQIRVHMKYIGYPLVGDPKYGPKKTPEIGGQALHAGVIGFEHPRTGEYIERTAPLPEEFEAVIEQARREEI; encoded by the coding sequence ATGGAACAACATCAATTTAAAATTGAAGATGCGACACATCATTTACAACGTATTGATAAAGTGTTACCGAGTTTCAATGGTGACTGGTCGCGTAGTCAGATTCAAGATTGGATCAAAGAAGGTTTAGTGGCGGTAAATGGTAAGCCAGTTAAATCAAACTATAAGCTGAAGTTAGACGATCAAGTCGTTGTAACAGAAAAAGAAGTGGTTGAAGCAGATATTCAACCTGAAAATTTAAATTTAGATATTTATTATGAAGATGAAGATGTTGCAATTGTATACAAACCAAAAGGAATGGTGGTACATCCATCAGCAGGACATTACTCAGGAACACTTGTGAATGGTCTGATGTATCAAATTAAAGACTTATCGGGGATCAATGGAGAGATTCGCCCAGGTATTGTTCACCGTATCGATAAAGACACGTCTGGTTTATTGATGATTGCGAAAAACGATGTTGCACACCGAGCACTTGTAGAGCAATTAATGGCAAAGACAGTTACAAGAAAATATACAGCACTTGTACATGGTCATATTCCACATGAATTCGGTACGATTGATGCACCGATTGGTCGTAATAAAAATGACCGACAATCAATGGCTGTTGAAGATGACGGTAAGCCAGCAATCACGCACTTTAATGTTTTAGAAAACTTTAAAAACCATACGTTGGTATCTTGTCAATTAGAAACAGGACGTACGCACCAAATTCGTGTACATATGAAATATATTGGGTATCCATTAGTTGGAGATCCAAAATATGGTCCAAAGAAAACACCTGAGATTGGTGGACAAGCATTACATGCCGGTGTGATTGGCTTTGAACATCCACGAACTGGTGAATATATTGAGCGTACTGCACCGCTTCCTGAAGAATTCGAAGCGGTCATTGAACAAGCGCGCCGTGAAGAAATCTAA